The DNA sequence GATATTTATAATCATCAACGAGTGTGATAATTCTTGTTTTTTTCTTCCGGGGAAATAGGATTTAGCAACGTAAATCATGAAAATAATTATAGTAATTCTATTTAAGAAATTAAAGAATGTCAAACGAGTATGGGCCAAATCTATCGACGTCGGCATGCTTCTTATTGAAGCCTATTTAAATTTGGGCTAAACAACTATCAACCACTGGCCCATTAGAATCGGTCATCAAGCATTTGTTCATACTTTCTCGGAATCAACACGTTTTGCAATCCGAACTTTTTTTTGGTCAGGGTTTTGCAATCcgatttagttttataaaaatcggaaataattaaacaatctgaaattatgatttcattatctttaatttttttttttttatggtcTACACAatcgtagatgaattgtatcaaaatacaataaaccgcaaccgggatttctttctttcaagaaagtttatcatcatctaaccgaaagccatgcaagcataactccggacgtttagacaataaagcttaaatgaatgAGAAAAGAATACCCATACAGCTCGCTTCCACAGTATCCTGagaaaaaacaatcaaacaaaatataaattaatatacaagaaaatctaataaaaacaaaaacaaaagagtttatatatataaaaaaaatagagaggaaatatatatatatatatatatatatatatatatatatatatatatataatatgtagaaTTATTAGtaaatatctaaccaaaggaaaatcctttggttagacacattaaaatataataatttaactgaagaataaaaattgagtttaacacgtaattaaatatattaaatgcaATAACCATCAAAATGGTAAAATAAGCCATAAAAATGGCACTAAAAGccattaaaggcataaaatgtcatcaataatgacctccataaatggtactaaatattcataaagaatatttattcaatCACAATTTAAAACGTAACTAATacaattaaaactaataaagataaataatgaACAGCCAATAAGAGAGATCCCGTAATTAAAGTCAgtccaaattaaaattaaatactccctctgtttttttttatatgacgctttgacttttggcacacacttttaagtgttttgaccgggtagttaaaaatattattttttgaattttctttttctgaataataatatataatcaaaatttttattcagaaaaagaaaatttaaaaaataatatttttaactacccagtcaaagcacttaaaaatgtgtgccaaaagtcaaagcgtcatataaaaaaaacagagggagtatttgcctaaaaatcaaacaatcATGATAAATTgtgaattcataaaatttaaaatttaaaccttAAGAAGATAAATAAAGACCATCATAAATGttattatctttaattttaacATTCGATTTCATCTATTTTTAACTCAGAACAAAATTTATCGACACGAACCCAGCGTTTATGTCGTGCATGCAAAATACGGGTAAGGATGAACAGTGGTTCTTGATAATTTACGATTAGGATTTGGTAAGCTCTCAATTCTTGTTTCTTGTTTGATATCTCTTCATAATTGTACTATAATTCCAGCTGTTTTTCGATTAGGATTTGGGAGTACAATTTGCTGTTATACATGATTAAGATTTCGTAGTACATTTTATTGTTACAGAAGGATGTTTTTCCGCAACTCGACTAATTCAGGAGAACTGGTCCCTTGGACAATGACACTTAAGACTTGGTGCCTTGAGCTCACGTGTTCGATTTCCTTGGGCTAGTATGCTCATCCAGATTAGTCGAGGTGCGCGCaagtttgaaacaaaattataagaTGATTATGATAATCTTGATCTTAATTTACAATAGAAGTATAATTTCACAAATTAATGCTTAATTATAGCTGGTAGAATACAATGAATTGTTAACATGATTCTTCACTACATTATAGTGTGATTACTAAGCTTTGTTGCACTCTGCTGGTAGGACTTTGTATCTAGAAGTATCTTTGCAATAAGAATAAAACATGTGTTTCCTCCTTGCCCAATCCAGCCCTGTTGTCTGTTGTTTCGATAGCTTAGCAAACTCTTGGCCTTCGACAGGGTCTAATGTTGAAGGGCCAGTGGAACATGATTGAGTTGAGTCTGTTTTTTGTTGGATGCAGCCTCCCATTTCGATTTGGCCCAGAGAGGCAACAAATGGTGCGTACTTGTAATTGACTGCGTATTTTCCTCCATGAGTAGCCCACTCTGATGCATCCCATATAGTTGCATAGACTGACATCGGCTTTGATGGATAAGCAGATGCAATGGCGGCATTGTGAACTACTTCTCTGACTGGCACGTTATCTACCAAGAATCTGCAGAAGTTCATTGACAATTTCGGAACTACGAGTAGGAAATCTAAAAGACCGTTTGACtgagtttaaaattgtgacttatAGACTTAACGTGACTTGATGTGATAAACGGGGAGCTTAAAACTTTTGTTTGGGTAATTATGACTTATttctggctttaagtcagttttttggcttaattctgacaataactcagtttctgacttattacataaacaaacatttttcaacTTAAAGTTAGAAACAAATTTAAGCCACTGACTTAAAGCCTAGACAAACAGGCTTCTAGTGTCGTACTGCTGTTAGTATGTAGCTTAAGTACTTCAGTTTGCGATTATTAATCTTACACGGTGTGATGATTGTTCCAGAGGATGCTGTATTGATGGGATTCGGCAGTTGGATCAAACCAGAGGTAAAATTTCTCCTCTCTTCCTGTTTTGACACTTCCATTTCCGTATATGTTTGTTTGCAGCACCCAATCTCTTCTTTTTTCATGTCCAAGTAATTCGAAGTCTATCTCATCATGGTTATGGGGATAAATATCTGAATTCGACAACTGAATATGGCGTAATATTAGTACTAAATTTATCTGGACATCATAAGCACAAAAGAATATCACAACAGCATAAGAATGTATCATACTGTGCATGAAAATTGCTTACATAAAAGGCTAGGACAACTCCTGATGTAAAACCAGCAGGCAGTTTTATAGCCGCGCTGAAAAATCCATAATAGTATCTGTTCTTGGAAATCAAACCTGAACCTGTAAAAATCAAATAAGCATTCAGAGTTCTGCAATTTTGCTTAAACAGATTTAAGCAGTTGCTAGGAACATAAGTACCTGAGGATTTATCCAAAATGATATTGACACTCGAACCATTATTGAGTTGATGAATGTTCTTGTCTCCATACAAGTTAGAGAAGGCTGCATCAACTGATTTATGAGCAAAACGATCTGTTAAT is a window from the Daucus carota subsp. sativus chromosome 8, DH1 v3.0, whole genome shotgun sequence genome containing:
- the LOC108197383 gene encoding probable xyloglucan endotransglucosylase/hydrolase protein 33 — encoded protein: MFFPQINTSNLTPLLHTTILIIQCRKYQTMSILPMRSFLLVLFICSFVVAVSSRGPVYKPPPVERLTDRFAHKSVDAAFSNLYGDKNIHQLNNGSSVNIILDKSSGSGLISKNRYYYGFFSAAIKLPAGFTSGVVLAFYLSNSDIYPHNHDEIDFELLGHEKRRDWVLQTNIYGNGSVKTGREEKFYLWFDPTAESHQYSILWNNHHTVFLVDNVPVREVVHNAAIASAYPSKPMSVYATIWDASEWATHGGKYAVNYKYAPFVASLGQIEMGGCIQQKTDSTQSCSTGPSTLDPVEGQEFAKLSKQQTTGLDWARRKHMFYSYCKDTSRYKVLPAECNKA